In Aulosira sp. FACHB-615, the genomic window CCCAGCGAATGGATGACGGAGATTCCCGATTTGGGTGCATTATCAGATAATGAATCGAAAATGCGGGTTGCGGCTAATTCCCCCAAATCTTCTGTCAAGAAAAAACCTGCTGAACAGGAATTTGTTGATCTCAGCCAAGTTAATACCAAAGATAATCGCTTTATTTGGGTGGCGATCGCTGCTATTGGATTAATTCTCTCCTACTTAACTTGGTTGGCATTCTGAAGTGTGAAGTATGAAGTATGAAGTGGTTATCAATCATGCAGAACAAGATACCCTACTTATTAAAGAAGTCTGATCTGCAACCCTTATACCCTAAGCCAAAGATAAAATTTTATTTCAGACTTCATATTTCATACTTCTTGAGGAGAAATACAGTGATGAATTTTTCTAAGTTGGGAAAAATATTGATGAGGTTAACTCAACCATTGGGCTGGTTAACGATACAAATCAGACACAACATTAACCACATCTTTTCTCCAAGAAAAACTATTTTGTGGCTAGTAGTATTTACATCCCTGTTGTTATCTGGGTGTGTAAAGTATGATGTTGGCGTGAATTTTCATCACTCCAATAGCGGCGAACTAGTACAGCATATTAAGTTAGGTGAACAACTTACTAGTTTTAGTGGTGATTATGTATATGCCTGGTTAGATAGTATAGAAAATCGGACTCGTAAACTAGAAGGTAAAGTCCGGCGTATTTCGCAAGAAGAACTAATAGTTACTATCCCCTTTAGTAATGGTCAAGAATTACAAACTAAGTTTAATGACTTTTTTAATTCTCATAACAATCAAAAAGTAGCAGCTACAAATAGTGAAGCTGATGCGGAATTACCGAAAATAGAATCTAATTTACTGCTATTCCAGAATAATTTTTTATTGTTAGTGCGGAATCGGTTAATTTATGATTTAGACTTGCGATCGCTGGCGTTAATTGCCAGTAAAGGTAACGTTATTGCTGATCCCGGTGCAATTCTCAATTTAGAATTTAGCTTAAACACTCCCTGGGGTGCGAACAATATTCAACTCACCGAAAATGCTGTTGAACCCGAAAAACAAGGTAATCAACTGCTATGGCGACTCCAACCCGGTGAACTCAATCATATAGAAGTAGTATTTTGGCTTCCCAGTCCTTTGGGTATTGGTGCTTTGTTAATTGTGTTGTTTGTTTGGGGTGGATTGTACGTTAGATATAATTTTATGCCAGATCCGAGAGTTCAGTTTACACCTCAATCAACGGCTACAGAACCTTAATTGATCAAAAGAGAATTCAGGAGTCAGAAGTCAGAATTCAGGAGTCAGGAACCAGAATTCTGACTTCTTCTTTAAAGCTGCGAATTCTATTCTTTATTATTTCTTTTTACTTTTGCCTTGTTGTACGATGTTGGCGCACCTCTGGCTTGAGTTGTTCCCCATTCCAATCATAAATGTCTTCTTCTTGCGGTTGATGAAATGTGGCACCAGATTTCATTGGGTAAATACCTTAGAAAGGGTCAATCTTTCTATTATCTTCTTACTGCCAGAACAAACCAGTGAGTACAAGAGGTAAAAGTATTAATATGGACGCAATTAAAACAACAGTTGCTGGGTCAATTTGAATGGTATTCTTCTGTGGGTCACGCATTTGACTAATCTCGAACAATAACTATACTTATAACTATTCTCTATGAAGATGTACCAAATTATTTTGGGATATAGCAGTCCTGTGTGAGATAGGAACGAAAGAGACAAGGGAGACAAGGGAGCAAGATGTTTATCAATTATTTAAGATTGCTATAGCAGTCCTAAATCATTTGTGAACAACGAGATCCCCCACTTCTCAAAGAAGTCGGGGATCTGAGCCTCTCAATTTTTACAACTCACGTAGGATTGCTATATAAGAATAGTCTGAAAACAAACTCTGCATACGTTGTCTTGAAAATATAGCGGTAGTCAGATATGTTAGGACAGTTTGAAAGCTTGAATGCGAGGGATAGTAAGACTTTATCTCCTGCCTGGTTGATGAGCGGACTTGTACTGAGCGCAGTCGAAGTAGCCGAACCACTGCCTTCTGCTATGAAACAAACTGCCAACGAACAACAACTCGCTGGCAGTTTCTTGGAAAAACTTTAACTAGTACAGGTTAGCGTAAATAAACAGACCAGAAGAAATTGCTAAAAGGCTTGTGGTATTGTTATTCTTTCTTTTTCCTTTTGCCTTTTTACTTTTGCCTTGTTGTACTAGATTTAGGCATTTCCTAACGATAGTTTGTAAATTGTAATGCAACTGGATAGTCTTCTTGTTTTAACCGTTGAATGACAATTTGCAAATCATCTTTTGATTTAGCAGAAACCCGCACAGCATCACCTTGAATGGAAGCTTGTACCTTTTTAAATTCATCACGAATCAATTTAGAAATTTGCTTGGCAATTTCCTGGCTGATGCCTTTTTTGAGGGTGATTTCTTGACGTACACGATTACCACTTGCAGATTCAACTTTGCCAAATTCAAAAATCTTTTGAGAGAGACTACGTTTGGCAGCTTTTTCGCGGAGAATGTTGTGTACAGAATCTAAAGTAAACTCACTGTCGGTATTAACAGTAATAGTTGTTTCACCCAACTCAACTGTAGTTTTAGTATCTTTGAGGTCGTATCTACTGTTAACGTCTCGCACAACTTGATCAACAGCGTTAACTAATTCTTGCCGATCAAAATCGCTCACAATGTCAAAGGAGTAAGTTGAAGCCATAAAAAATGTTAACTTTGGGATTGTGGATGAGTTTATTGGTAATTGGTATTATCTATCCTCTTCCCTAATTTTAAGTATTTGCTTGTAGGATGCTAAAGAAGAAGAGAGTTGCAGAACCCAAAGAACCAATAGCAAACATCAGCGATCGCAAAAGCGGTACATTCAAAATATAAAAGATAGAGTATAACAACCGCGTCACGACAAAAGCGATCGCCGCAACTACAGCCACAGCAGAATTGACATTCGTGACATAAGCCATTAATGCGGCGACAGCAAAAATCATAAATGTTTCAAAAGAATTTTGATGCGCCCAAGTCGCTCGTTGAGCGTAAGGTGGCAATTTATCAAACATCGCGCGGGGTGCAGAAATATCATATCCCACACTCAACCGGGCATAAGCCACCAGCAAAAACGGCAGATAAATTAATACAGCAGCTGCGGCAATACAGTACAAAAAAATAGTCATTAGTTACTAGTCCATAATTATTAGTCATTAAGTCATTGGTCATTGGTCATGAGTAAATTGCAAATGACAAAGGACAAATGACAACGGATAAATGACTAATCAAAGTAAAACAAAGTTACTACTTTTCTTTGTTCTTCGGCATCTCCACAAGTTTGTAGCAGAGTGCGACTGTCATGAAAAGCAAAACAAATTAACTGCTGACAACGAGAAACAATCTCTTTGTTACAGATGTAACTAGCTTCAGCCAGAGTCAGGTTATCGTTACTGGGATTTTCTACCAGGTGCATTACCTGTTCTAACTGTTGCCGAGATTCGTAAGGCTGACGTTCCAAGCTTTGCGGCAGAATTACAGTCAGCAAATTGGGATCAGCCCGCATTGCGCCTTTGATGGCGGCTGAATTCGTTCCCGTAGCCCCAGAGGTAATAATCCGATTGCCTGATAACACCAAGGCATAAGTCATCATTTCAATCAGATTTTGATGGGTAATCGGCACATGACGAGAACCCAGCAAAGCAATTCGCTTAGAACCTGTTTGCTGGATTGTCGCCAGTTCTTGCGCTAATGTATCGAGGTTAATTAGGTCTATTGACTGGCTCAAAGATAAAATTAATTAGAATTGAACGACCTAGATATTTTACCAAACAGAGTGTAGGTAGACAGCCTGCTGAAGTTAGACATTGCTACAATTTTTGAATTATTTAAGTAAGTAGCTGGCGAAGGGAGACAAGGAAGACAGGGTGGACAAGGGAGAGAGATGTTGATAAATCATTGAGGATTGCTAGATTTAACCAAAATCAGGCTTTTGTGAACCTTGACCGAGCCAATTTTAGATTTTGGATTTTAGATTTAACCCGGCAATCCAAAATCCAAAATTTAAAATCTAAAATTCGGAGGGTCAATCTCAAAGATGCTTGGTGTATGGCTAAGATAAGGCGGCTGCTGTACTTAAGCCCAGTTTCAGTAATAAACGCTCAATGTCAAAATGCTCATTCATCAATTGGCGGATGCACTGCACTTTAATTGGTTCATGGACACGTACTTGACCAAAAGTCCGGTCAACAATTTCTACGGTAGTCAAGGTGTCTAAGTCAACAGACAAAATGGGGATTTCCAGTTCTTCAGCACGACTGAGAATAAATTGCGGCGGTGGTAATTGTCCTGTGAGAATTAGGCATTGAGTTGAGGTTTCTAGGGCAGCTTGTTGAATTTCTACCCGATCGCCTCCTGTGACTACTGCCATGTTACGCCGTTTGCGGAAATACTTGACAGCCGCATTGACGTTCATCGCCCCAATGGCCAGACTTTCTACCATCAAATCTAAGCGATCGCTACGGCAGAGAACTTCGGCATTTAACTGGTTGACTAGTTCCCCGACTCTGACACTCCGCAGTAAATCATTTTTCGGCAGTGTTCCTAATACAGCAATTCCTTGCTGTTCCAAAAATGGCCGCACGAGATTTTCGACCATTTCCACTTCTTTGGCAGGAATATCATTGAGAACAACACCCACCAAGCGATCGCCTACACGCTCTTTTGCTGCCAATACCGCATCTAGAGAAAGTAGCGAATTGTAACGATTAACCAACAAAACCGCCGCGTCTAACACTTCTGCAACTTGTAGCGTTGATAAATCAAATAAATGTCCTTCTGTTAAATTGCCAGGCCCCTCCAGTAAGACTAAATCGCCGCGAGTAACTTGTAAATATTCCTGAATCAACGACTGGCGATAATTGTTGTTATCTTCGCCGCTTAAACGTTTTTGGACACTGACTGCATCTAAAGCCAGCAGAGTAGGCGCAATGCGGTTAGCTGCTAGATTCAGGCTAGAAGCAATAAACTGGACATCTTCTTCAATTAAAGTACCACCAGAGGTTGTCAAACAAGTTCCCAGTGGTTTGCCGTAAGCAATATCCAGTCCTTTTTGCTGTAGCTGATAAGACAAACCCAAAACTGTTGCAGATTTTCCGCTATAAGTTTCGGTTGAGCCAATCAGCAGATGTTTAGCAGATTTCGGCACACATGCACTCCTAATTTCAAAAGGAAGTAGAACCCAGCTAGGTGTTTACTAATTTTAGTTTGTTCCAGCAAAAGACTTACGCTCTTTGCGAGCATAGTTTTTGAGAAATAACATTTTTTTGGTGAAAAAAATAGCTTTTATCTACAGTATTGATACTGTAAAGTTACTAACTACTAGGTATTTAAAATAATGCTGAAAATGTTATGGGCTGGATGCTAAATATATAAACTAAACTATGCCTCAATGCTCGTAAGCATTAGTGTCTGGGCTAGGTTCAAGGGAAATTGTTTTCCCTTGCAATCCTATACCCTAGACTTTCAGGGAATTGATTTATTCATCAATACGCAGCAACTTTCTGTAGAATGATTGCGAAAAGTCTGTGACACGATAACGTTTATAGTTTTCCATTAATTCAATTAAAAAACTAATAAACTCAAAGCTGGCCATCATCACTTCATAACTGAGTTCAGCATTACCATCAAACTGCATTCGGCAGCGCGTTAAGTCTGAAGGTAGGGTGGCCACATTCCAAGAAGCGACAAAAGGAATATTTTCACTGGCTTCTATTTTGCGGTGTCCCTCCAAAATACCTTTTTGATAGAGACTGATAGCGTAGGGCAAGAAATTCCGCTTTGTACCCTGAATATAAGGCAAGTAAACGCTTGCTTGCTGCTGAGTTGCAGGCTGGATTTGCTCAATAGACATTATTGAATATTCCTCAAGTTAGGTGAAACTGGGGATATTAGTAGTTGTCAATAGTATTCCCAAAAAAACTGCTGTAATACACACTACAAAATCACAACTCTCAGAAAAAGCCTCAAAATATTCCGCAAGAAATGTTAACGAATGGCAATAATCAATAAGTAATTCTTTGTATTTTGTCTTTTTAGTTTTGAGTTTGTGATAGTGCCAGCAAAGTTAGTACTAAGAAATATTAAAATTTCGGTTACAATAAGGCTGCATTAGCTTTTATCCAAGCTGGGGCAGTAGCGGCGAAAAAACCTAACATTAGGTCTTCAAGACGCTGATTGCAATGTCTCACAACCCAAAGCTGTGTCTATCTTGTAATTACTTTGTTGAATTTACTGTTGCCCTGAAAAAGCAACATAATCTTGATACAGCAAGTAAAGCTAGATGGCAGAGTCAAAGTTTGACGTTACAGAATTCCCGGCTTATTTATGGGTGTAGAAAAATACTGGTATCGCATTAATTAACCTATGCCAGCGAACTCCTGGCCTGAAAACGATTCATACAAAGAGCTTGACCCGCTAGATTCTCTGTTAGCTGACCTATCGGCGACAGAAGATTCATTGGTAGGGACAAATCGCTTGTCTCAACCATCACGGTTTCAAGGACGTAGAGGTAAAGCCGCTCTGGTGTTGTCAATAGTTTGGAGTGGTACGATCGCTCTACACTTGGCTTCTTGGGCTTACATTTTTGTTCTAGGGTTGACGACAATCCTGGGTATTCATGCGTTAGTGGTGATATTCGCTAAACCTCGCCGCTATCAAAAAGAAATGCAGGGTAATTTACCCTCTGTATCTTTGTTGGTAGCTGCCAAAAATGAGGAAGCGGTGATTGGGAAGTTAGTCAAGAACTTGTGCAATCTGGAATATCCAGATGGACAATACGAAGTCTGGATAGTTGACGATAACAGTACCGACAAAACACCGCAAATCTTAGCGGAACTAGCGCAGGAATACAAAAAACTCAAAGTACTGAGGCGTTCTCCCCAAGCAGGTGGCGGTAAATCGGGAGCATTAAATCAAGTTCTGCCCCAGACAAAAGGCGAAATTGTTGCTGTGTTTGATGCTGATGCTCAAGTGCCATCAGACTTGCTACTCCAGATAGTACCTTTGTTTCAAAGAGAAAAAGTTGGTGCAGTGCAGGTGCGGAAAGCAATAGCCAACGCCAAAGAAAACTTTTGGACTAAGGGACAGATGGCAGAAATGGCACTGGACACTTGGTTCCAACAGCAACGCATTGCTTTGGGTGGGATTGGTGAATTGCGGGGTAACGGCCAATTTGTCCGCCGCACCGCCCTAGATAGTTGTGGTGGATGGAATGAGGAAACCATCACCGACGACTTGGATATGACCTTGCGCTTGCATTTGGATAACTGGGATATTGAGTGTGTCTTCTCCCCAGCCGTGCAGGAAGAAGGTGTAACAAATGCGATCGCGCTTTGGCATCAGCGCAACCGTTGGGCAGAAGGTGGCTATCAGCGTTATTTAGATTACTGGGATCTGATTCTGAAAAACCGCATGGGAACCCGCAAAACCTGGGATATGCTCATGTTTATGATCAGTATGTACATCTTGCCAACGGCTGCTATCCCAGACTTGTTAATGGCAATTGCCAAGCATCGCTTACCACTGCTAGGCCCAGTCACCACCTTGTCTGTGTCTATGTCCGTGTTGGGAATGTTTGCCGGACTAAGGCGGATACGTCAAGAGCAGAAATTCACCGTTGCGACTTATCCGGTGTTACTACTACAAACCCTGCGCGGCACATTATATATGCTGCACTGGTTAGTAGTGATGAGTAGTACCACCGCCCGGATGTCCTTTAGGCCAAAGCGCCTGAAATGGGTAAAGACAGTACATTCTGGCAGTGGAGAATAGAAAGGAAAAAGTTAAAAGGCAAAGGGCAAAAGAATATATTTCTTTTGCCTTTTTATTTTTTAAAGTACTTACGCACAGACCACGGAAAATCAAACCACAGAGACACAGAGTTCACGGAAGAATAAGAGTTTGAGAGGTTTTTGCGTAAGTCCTATTTTACTTTTGCCTTTTTACTTTTTACTTTTGCCGTTTAATCATCAACCTCCACTTCCTCTACCCAATCCGATGGAGTGATAGAACCAGATGAATCGGAACCATCATCAGCAAAGCGGACAATCTGCCCGTCGAAAAATTGTGCTAAATGTTGGGCGGCTCTTGTGACTTCCTCCCATTCTTCTGATGAATTTTGTGTGGGTTGGGGGGGAGGTTGGATGTGAGCAGTACCATTACCATTTGTAGAATATTCAGAATATTCTGGTTTTACAGGTGGCGGTGTGACTGGTTGTGGTGCTGGTTGTGGTGGCGGTGTAAATGCTTGGGGTGTTGGTGCTGGGTGATGGTTGTTTTTTTGGGGTAAAGAAGGTTTGTGAAGCCCATTGGAATTATTGGTTGATGGTTCTTTTTTTGGAGGAGAAGTTGTTACGGCTGTGGCTTTTTCTAGGCTGACTTCAACGTTGCGATTCACAGTCTGCTGAAAAGCCCCAGCAATCATGGTGAGGTCAGATTTAACTTTGTCGTACCATGCAGGTTTAACACCTACACGCGCACTATTACCGTTAAACTCAATCAGATGGCACATTTGCCCTAATAATGCCCGACGGGGAAGTAACTGAATATTACTCAGTACTTGCTGCCAAATTTGGGTTAAGTCTGGTTGTGCAGTTTCTGGTGTGATTTCTGCGGCGACAGGTTCAGGCGGAGGCGGTGAGACGGGTTGTGGGTTTGCAGGTACGACTTCTGCGGTAACTGGTTTTGCAGGTGGCTGATTTAAAGGTGCAGTGTGAGGCGGTGGTGATACAGGTTGCGGGTTTGAAACTGGTGGTGATGGGGGATGATGATTTTGTGGTGCTGGGACATTGATTTTTGGCACAACAACTGTGGCTGCTGGCTGAATACTGGCGCTGGGTAACAATCCGAGTAATGTTACTTCTAACCACAAACGCGGCTGGGTAGTATTTTTAATTTGAATTTCTGCGGTTCTCAGGTGTTGTTGTCCTGCCAAGATTGTACTGATGTGTAAGTTTTGGGCTAACTCAACTAAGGCTGCCCAAGTTTGTGGAGTACAAGCTATTAAGTCTTGGCGATTGGGGGCTGTTTTAGCAATGAGTAAGTCGCGGTAGAGGTTGGCGAGATTTTGCAGAATAGTGAGTGGTTCTCGTCCTCGGTCGAGAATGTGGCGGCTACAGTCTAAGATTGTTTCTGGGTTATCTTGAGCGATCGCACTCAATAAGACTAACAAGTCGCGTTCACTCACAGAACCGACTAAATCCCAGACTCTTTCCGGTGTGACTTGCCCGGATAATAAAGCTAATTGGTCAAGTAAACTTTCTGCATCGCGCAACCCACCTTGGGAAATTTGCGCTACTAAAGTAACAGCTGCTTCCGAAATATCAATGCTTTCTTTCCAGGCGATCGCATTTAAATGCTTCACCATCGCCTCTAATTGAATGCGTCTAAAATCGAACCTCTGACAACGAGAAATAATTGTTGGTAAAACTCTTTGTGGGTCGGTGGTTGCGAGAACGAAAACTACGTGTTTAGGTGGTTCTTCGAGTGTTTTTAGTAACGCATTGAACGCCTGGGTACTGAGCATGTGACAGTTATGAACTAAAAGTCCATTTGCCACAAAATTATGATTGTCCGCGACTTCAATATCATAAACTCGCTCAATTCCATCGAGGTGAACAGATTCTACCGTTTCCAAACTTGTAATCCATTGTAGGGATTGAATATTGTTTGAGTTCTGCCAACCATTTTCTACTACTATTTGCGCCCATCCAAATGTAGTGGTATTGCTTACCTGTACTATTTCTGATGTAACACCTTGTTTTTGCCGGGTATCCGAGGTTTGTAAGCCAATTGGCAATAAGTTGGTTTTCTTGCTCTGAAAATCCTTCTGTATGTAACTGAATTTGGGGGCTACCTGCTGGTGTAAGACTGAGTGACCCATCGTCGCAATACCACCAAGCAAGTCCTTCTGGGGTAATTCGACTGAGCCAGTCCATCGACACAATTTTTCTGTTGCCGTTCGGTTTGACGATTTCAAAGACATCCTTGAGTTGGGGATGACACATGGTTTTACAGGTAACGGATATGTTTCCGTATCCTCTGTTCTCTGTGATTCCCAGCTTGGGACACAATTGTTGGAGGCGATGTGCTTTGTATTCCAGCCATTCTTGCTGGCTTTCACCATGTGTCCAACACAATCTAGGGAATCTACTGTGTTTGTTGGGGTAAGAGATGGCACAATCCCCCAACAATGTACCGTAGATAAGCCCAAATGCTTCTGGTTGTATAACAGTGGCATTTGCCAGAAATTTTTCTGTTCTGAGTTGCCAAATGCCGTGTCCTTTTTGGTATGGGTGTCTTTGCCAATAAGATTGTATACTGGCGATTCCTTTACCTTTGCGCTGTAAATAGGTAGGAATAAGGAGTTTTTCTCCACATCCGCAAGCACACAAGGGTCGTAACGCTTCTGCTGCTTGAAGAATAGATTCCAGGTCGTAAGATTTTTGTCCGTATTTGTTGCCTTTAAACTGGTGTCCTCTGGCAAATCGGCGGATGCGCCCATCCGTCCCATATTTGTAAATGAGGTTTCCACAGCCACATTCACAGGGGATAGTATCTTCGTTCCTTCTTTTACGTTCTTTGCTGGTATCCATCCCTGCTCTGTTCTGATTAAATGATTACCTGTACATTTAATTACACGCTTAGTTGTCTTGATAACCAGAGTCTGACGTTTTCCCTGATCTAACCATCTCAGGACTTTTTTAAACTCCCATTGACCCGATAAGTCGTTATAACTAAGAACTTTCTTACCTTTAAGTTTGGGGTCGTCAATTCTGAAGAGTCCCTGATCAGTCAATATCAGAGAATCTCCTGTGAGGCACTCGTCTATTACATATACTTTATACCGACACTGCACTGGGGCGAATTGTGCTTTTTCGATGAGTTCGCGGATATTATCGACACCAGTGTTACTAGCGGCATCAATTTCAATTACGTCTAACGAGTAGCCTTTGGTGATTCCCTGACAGACATCGCATACCCCACAAGGTTCGGCGGTGGGTTTGTCACTTTGAAGACAGTTGAGGGATTTGGCGAGAATCCTGGCGCTAGATGTTTTACCCGTACCTCTTGGCCCGGTGAACAAATAAGCCGGGGCAATTTTAGTTGTACGGATAGCATTA contains:
- a CDS encoding DUF3153 domain-containing protein, whose amino-acid sequence is MNFSKLGKILMRLTQPLGWLTIQIRHNINHIFSPRKTILWLVVFTSLLLSGCVKYDVGVNFHHSNSGELVQHIKLGEQLTSFSGDYVYAWLDSIENRTRKLEGKVRRISQEELIVTIPFSNGQELQTKFNDFFNSHNNQKVAATNSEADAELPKIESNLLLFQNNFLLLVRNRLIYDLDLRSLALIASKGNVIADPGAILNLEFSLNTPWGANNIQLTENAVEPEKQGNQLLWRLQPGELNHIEVVFWLPSPLGIGALLIVLFVWGGLYVRYNFMPDPRVQFTPQSTATEP
- a CDS encoding YajQ family cyclic di-GMP-binding protein, with the translated sequence MASTYSFDIVSDFDRQELVNAVDQVVRDVNSRYDLKDTKTTVELGETTITVNTDSEFTLDSVHNILREKAAKRSLSQKIFEFGKVESASGNRVRQEITLKKGISQEIAKQISKLIRDEFKKVQASIQGDAVRVSAKSKDDLQIVIQRLKQEDYPVALQFTNYR
- a CDS encoding MAPEG family protein: MTIFLYCIAAAAVLIYLPFLLVAYARLSVGYDISAPRAMFDKLPPYAQRATWAHQNSFETFMIFAVAALMAYVTNVNSAVAVVAAIAFVVTRLLYSIFYILNVPLLRSLMFAIGSLGSATLFFFSILQANT
- a CDS encoding DRTGG domain-containing protein, yielding MPKSAKHLLIGSTETYSGKSATVLGLSYQLQQKGLDIAYGKPLGTCLTTSGGTLIEEDVQFIASSLNLAANRIAPTLLALDAVSVQKRLSGEDNNNYRQSLIQEYLQVTRGDLVLLEGPGNLTEGHLFDLSTLQVAEVLDAAVLLVNRYNSLLSLDAVLAAKERVGDRLVGVVLNDIPAKEVEMVENLVRPFLEQQGIAVLGTLPKNDLLRSVRVGELVNQLNAEVLCRSDRLDLMVESLAIGAMNVNAAVKYFRKRRNMAVVTGGDRVEIQQAALETSTQCLILTGQLPPPQFILSRAEELEIPILSVDLDTLTTVEIVDRTFGQVRVHEPIKVQCIRQLMNEHFDIERLLLKLGLSTAAALS
- the ebsA gene encoding type IV pilus biogenesis protein EbsA, coding for MSIEQIQPATQQQASVYLPYIQGTKRNFLPYAISLYQKGILEGHRKIEASENIPFVASWNVATLPSDLTRCRMQFDGNAELSYEVMMASFEFISFLIELMENYKRYRVTDFSQSFYRKLLRIDE
- a CDS encoding glycosyltransferase family 2 protein — its product is MPANSWPENDSYKELDPLDSLLADLSATEDSLVGTNRLSQPSRFQGRRGKAALVLSIVWSGTIALHLASWAYIFVLGLTTILGIHALVVIFAKPRRYQKEMQGNLPSVSLLVAAKNEEAVIGKLVKNLCNLEYPDGQYEVWIVDDNSTDKTPQILAELAQEYKKLKVLRRSPQAGGGKSGALNQVLPQTKGEIVAVFDADAQVPSDLLLQIVPLFQREKVGAVQVRKAIANAKENFWTKGQMAEMALDTWFQQQRIALGGIGELRGNGQFVRRTALDSCGGWNEETITDDLDMTLRLHLDNWDIECVFSPAVQEEGVTNAIALWHQRNRWAEGGYQRYLDYWDLILKNRMGTRKTWDMLMFMISMYILPTAAIPDLLMAIAKHRLPLLGPVTTLSVSMSVLGMFAGLRRIRQEQKFTVATYPVLLLQTLRGTLYMLHWLVVMSSTTARMSFRPKRLKWVKTVHSGSGE
- the dnaX gene encoding DNA polymerase III subunit gamma/tau, whose translation is MPYEPLHHKYRPKSFAELVGQEAIATTLINAIRTTKIAPAYLFTGPRGTGKTSSARILAKSLNCLQSDKPTAEPCGVCDVCQGITKGYSLDVIEIDAASNTGVDNIRELIEKAQFAPVQCRYKVYVIDECLTGDSLILTDQGLFRIDDPKLKGKKVLSYNDLSGQWEFKKVLRWLDQGKRQTLVIKTTKRVIKCTGNHLIRTEQGWIPAKNVKEGTKILSPVNVAVETSFTNMGRMGASADLPEDTSLKATNTDKNLTTWNLFFKQQKRYDPCVLADVEKNSLFLPIYSAKVKESPVYNLIGKDTHTKKDTAFGNSEQKNFWQMPLLYNQKHLGLSTVHCWGIVPSLTPTNTVDSLDCVGHMVKASKNGWNTKHIASNNCVPSWESQRTEDTETYPLPVKPCVIPNSRMSLKSSNRTATEKLCRWTGSVELPQKDLLGGIATMGHSVLHQQVAPKFSYIQKDFQSKKTNLLPIGLQTSDTRQKQGVTSEIVQVSNTTTFGWAQIVVENGWQNSNNIQSLQWITSLETVESVHLDGIERVYDIEVADNHNFVANGLLVHNCHMLSTQAFNALLKTLEEPPKHVVFVLATTDPQRVLPTIISRCQRFDFRRIQLEAMVKHLNAIAWKESIDISEAAVTLVAQISQGGLRDAESLLDQLALLSGQVTPERVWDLVGSVSERDLLVLLSAIAQDNPETILDCSRHILDRGREPLTILQNLANLYRDLLIAKTAPNRQDLIACTPQTWAALVELAQNLHISTILAGQQHLRTAEIQIKNTTQPRLWLEVTLLGLLPSASIQPAATVVVPKINVPAPQNHHPPSPPVSNPQPVSPPPHTAPLNQPPAKPVTAEVVPANPQPVSPPPPEPVAAEITPETAQPDLTQIWQQVLSNIQLLPRRALLGQMCHLIEFNGNSARVGVKPAWYDKVKSDLTMIAGAFQQTVNRNVEVSLEKATAVTTSPPKKEPSTNNSNGLHKPSLPQKNNHHPAPTPQAFTPPPQPAPQPVTPPPVKPEYSEYSTNGNGTAHIQPPPQPTQNSSEEWEEVTRAAQHLAQFFDGQIVRFADDGSDSSGSITPSDWVEEVEVDD